The Capsicum annuum cultivar UCD-10X-F1 chromosome 1, UCD10Xv1.1, whole genome shotgun sequence sequence GTATGAAGTTAAAAGCTTTAATTCTTAAGGCTTTCAAATTGAAGTTGTAAGTCCAACTGGGTTTTGAGACAAAGACGCGAAGCCAATGAGCAACAATTTTGGAAGAGAAAAGCCAGAGCTTAATATGACGACATCAATGCATCAAAATAAGCAAGCAATTCTTGGGGTTAGAATTCAaaggaaatattaaaataaatgtgaaatatataaaaaaagagtTTTCATTATGACTAATAGATCTGACTACTCAGtaaaaagcataaaataaaataacaagaagGTTGGAAGGAAGACATATCCTAAGGCTAATATAAGTATAACTTATAATTGACTAAATCTTGTAAAGTAGCGTCTAAGACTTGCTTCTTTTTCtccacaaactttgagtctttTGTTGTTGCAAGGGAGACATCAGAACACTTGAAAAACTCTTCTTAAACAACtaaaactttggattccatctaTGCAGCTTCTTGCTTGGCAGCATCTCGTCGAGCTTTCAAATTCTTCACCTTCTTTCTCTCCTTCTCAAGAGATTTGCAGGCTGCAAAAACTTCTTCAGATTTAAAATGCTCTTTGGCTTTTAAATATGGCTTTGGCTCCTTAATTTTCGTGGTCTTATCAACAAAAATAGATCATGCTTGGTCATAGGAAGCTGCCATCCCAAAGAAAGACCCCAATAAATCCTGCAAGGGGGAAATATCTTCCCCCATTTCCACTCATGTCATTGATTATGACTTCAACGTCATTTTGGATATAAGAAGCCCGATTTGGAGTAAGGCCTACAAGTTTAGTACGGATACTAGCCCAAGCCttcatgataatttttttttaagctcTGAAATGAACTTCTTGCCATAAAAAATAGACATGGTTACTGCTGGTTGTCGGGAAAAGTTTGACTCCACATTTGCTTTGACTTTACCGCAAGATTTAGAAGTAACCTCTTTGGATGACAAAAGTAACTCCCTTGAGTCTGGACCTACTACAGCCTCGCTACTATCTTGTGGATTACTTTGATGAGGATCTTCCAAAATTTGGACATTGTCTGGCCGCGCctacaaagaaaaacataatatgagGGGTATATAAAGGCAATGCATATACTGTGAAATGGTAAAAGAGTTTCCATTACCATCTCGATAGCTGGCGGAGTCTTCGATGAACTAGCAAGAATCTCCATATGGGTGTTAGAATCATCTTTCTTTGCCAAGGATGGTTTTACCTTCTTCCAGCAACGATCTCCATGACTACTCTTGCTCTCGTCTTGAGGTGGTTGTTTATTGAAAGCCTGTTGAGTCAGGACAGATGACTCCTCTTTTTGAGTTTCTGCATGTAGAGGTCCCGTAGACTTGAATGGAATGACTACCTTAGGTTTCAAAACAGGAGCCTTAACCATAACTGGGACCTTCTCACCATGTTCTTGGGA is a genomic window containing:
- the LOC124891533 gene encoding uncharacterized protein LOC124891533, producing MVKAPVLKPKVVIPFKSTGPLHAETQKEESSVLTQQAFNKQPPQDESKSSHGDRCWKKVKPSLAKKDDSNTHMEILASSSKTPPAIEMARPDNVQILEDPHQSNPQDSSEAVVGPDSRELLLSSKEVTSKSCGKVKANVESNFSRQPAVTMSIFYGKKFISELKKKLS